A single region of the Streptomyces sp. NBC_00425 genome encodes:
- a CDS encoding aldehyde dehydrogenase family protein, protein MADLYVAGEWRDPLAGGCREIRCPADGTLTATVSEGTRPDAEAAIAAAREAFDAGLWPHTPERERGALLLRTADIIERDIKTFARAESLDTGKRLVESEYDIADVVSCFRYYGGIAGTDAGRVIDTGRDDAVSRVVYEPIGVCALITPWNYPLLQASWKVAPALAAGNTIVLKPSELTPSTSILLMKALEEAGLPAGAANLVLGAGSEVGAPLCEDPAVDMVSFTGGLATGRGVMATAASTVKKVALELGGKNPNVVFADADFETAVDFALTAVFLHSGQVCSAGARLIVEDCLHDRFVDEVVRRARLIRLGGPFDPEAETGALISAQHLAKVEEYVAAGLAEGAVLRCGGERPGDPALAGGHYYLPTVLDECRQDMRVVHEESFGPVLTVERFADEDDAVRIANDTEYGLAGAVWTQDAGKAQRVARRLRHGTVWINDYHPYVPQAEWGGFGHSGVGRELGPTGLSEYREPKHIWQNIQPRPQRWFSG, encoded by the coding sequence GTGGCAGACCTGTATGTGGCTGGCGAATGGCGGGACCCGCTGGCCGGCGGGTGCCGGGAGATCCGATGTCCCGCTGACGGCACGCTCACGGCGACCGTCTCGGAAGGGACGCGTCCCGACGCCGAGGCGGCGATCGCCGCGGCCCGGGAGGCTTTCGACGCCGGCCTCTGGCCGCACACCCCCGAGCGGGAGCGCGGCGCACTGCTGCTGCGCACTGCCGACATCATCGAGCGCGACATCAAGACCTTCGCCCGCGCGGAGTCGCTCGACACCGGCAAGCGGCTCGTGGAGAGCGAGTACGACATCGCCGACGTCGTCTCGTGCTTCCGATACTACGGCGGGATCGCCGGAACCGACGCGGGCCGCGTGATCGACACCGGCCGCGACGACGCCGTCAGCCGGGTCGTCTACGAGCCGATCGGGGTGTGCGCGTTGATCACCCCGTGGAACTATCCGCTGCTGCAGGCGAGTTGGAAGGTCGCCCCGGCCCTGGCCGCCGGGAACACGATCGTCCTGAAGCCCAGCGAGCTGACCCCCTCGACCTCGATCCTGCTGATGAAGGCGCTCGAGGAGGCCGGCCTCCCGGCCGGCGCCGCCAACCTCGTGCTCGGCGCCGGTTCCGAGGTCGGCGCACCGCTCTGCGAGGACCCGGCGGTCGACATGGTGTCCTTCACCGGCGGCCTGGCCACCGGCAGGGGCGTCATGGCCACCGCCGCCTCGACCGTGAAGAAGGTGGCGCTGGAACTGGGCGGCAAGAACCCCAACGTCGTCTTCGCCGACGCCGACTTTGAGACGGCCGTGGACTTCGCCCTCACCGCGGTCTTCCTGCACTCGGGCCAGGTGTGCTCGGCCGGGGCCCGGCTGATCGTCGAGGACTGCCTGCACGACCGTTTCGTCGACGAGGTCGTCCGCCGGGCCCGGCTGATCCGCCTCGGCGGTCCCTTCGACCCCGAGGCCGAGACCGGGGCGCTGATCTCCGCACAGCACCTGGCCAAGGTCGAGGAGTACGTCGCGGCGGGCCTCGCCGAAGGCGCCGTCCTGCGCTGCGGCGGGGAACGCCCCGGCGACCCCGCGCTGGCGGGCGGCCACTACTACCTGCCCACTGTGCTCGACGAGTGCCGGCAGGACATGCGCGTGGTGCACGAGGAGTCCTTCGGTCCGGTGCTCACCGTGGAGCGCTTCGCCGACGAGGACGATGCCGTGCGCATCGCCAACGACACCGAGTACGGACTCGCCGGAGCCGTGTGGACGCAGGACGCCGGCAAGGCCCAGCGGGTCGCCCGGCGGCTGCGGCACGGCACTGTGTGGATCAACGACTACCACCCCTATGTGCCGCAAGCGGAATGGGGCGGTTTCGGGCATTCGGGCGTGGGCCGGGAGCTGGGACCGACCGGCCTGAGCGAGTACCGAGAGCCCAAGCACATCTGGCAGAACATCCAACCCCGGCCGCAGCGCTGGTTCAGCGGCTGA